The following coding sequences are from one Rutidosis leptorrhynchoides isolate AG116_Rl617_1_P2 chromosome 11, CSIRO_AGI_Rlap_v1, whole genome shotgun sequence window:
- the LOC139875233 gene encoding uncharacterized protein produces the protein MESSQMQQLLSIMNHIQLVNDRDQWCWEGFRYGLYSVSKARLRRLPTKSNLLTKGMEFENDNCCVCDNGLEDDLHAFANCVNSKLIWLKVASWINLDIPSWNSLDGLWSWVDGVPIIGNHKTIVTAIIYSTLWNIWRLRNSTTFKDSKFRKCHVLDSIVVDSFNWLYARFKKSRVNWTVWLQNPLNAL, from the exons ATGGAGTCTTCTCAAATGCAGCAGCTCTTGAGCATCATGAATCATATTCAGCTTGTAAATGACCGGGATCAATGGTGCTGGGAAGGTTTCAGATACGGGTTGTATTCGGTCTCAAAAGCAAG GTTACGACGTCTGCCAACCAAGTCCAACTTGTTGACGAAAGGAATGGAGTTTGAAAATGATAATTGTTGTGTATGTGACAATGGGCTAGAAGATGATCTGCATGCTTTTGCAAACTGTGTTAATAGTAAGTTAATTTGGCTTAAAGTTGCAAGCTGGATAAATTTGGATATCCCTTCATGGAATTCGTTAGATGGTTTATGGTCATGGGTGGACGGTGTTCCCATTATTGGCAATCATAAAACGATTGTTACTGCGATTATATACTCTACTCTTTGGAACATTTGGCGGCTTCGAAATAGTACTACTTTTAAGGATTCAAAATTTCGCAAGTGTCATGTCTTAGATAGCATTGTTGTTGACAGTTTTAATTGGTTGTATGCTAGGTTTAAAAAGAGTAGAGTGAACTGGACGGTGTGGTTACAAAACCCACTGAATGCTTTGTAA
- the LOC139877743 gene encoding F-box/FBD/LRR-repeat protein At1g13570-like has protein sequence MDFSLILIIDNNNPKRRFVTSFEVDRFSKLPENLIDLILERLPIQDVVRTNILSKRWRYRWTSMSSLVLDKQFSENFSINGAFGHNGFITISNQIFNFLKGPLLKLHLHIPNMVLDSFQDVDQWILSLSRDDVIKELVLTNLNQRYQLPCYFFRCLELRILELENCIIKPPLEFEGFLYLKDLCLKNIEFGANLHGNIINLPQLKKLKMDACTNVYNFKIKSTKLFRLVVINCPDATLLQLLHSKCLSVVAIVFKNPIQGVERVDLASLLSNMPCLVGLVIDGYFLQFSIAENIPKWLPHPANNLFSLNLRDFKFGDLFQLECVLCMLRNSPNLGELNVNNQRLRNMHLDVQPALSYLEASDCLDQTLNRLRTINMMHVERSRPLMLFVKVLLAHSPNLENISIRPNATIDANEKYNFAKEDVMRFPRASTKAELLFLDP, from the exons ATGGATTTTTCTTTAATTCTGATTATTG ATAATAATAATCCTAAGAGGAGGTTTGTAACTTCATTCGAAGTGGATAGATTCAGTAAACTGCCAGAGAATTTGATAGACTTGATTTTAGAGCGGCTCCCTATTCAAGATGTTGTAAGGACAAACATTCTATCAAAAAGATGGAGGTACAGATGGACCTCAATGAGTTCGTTGGTCCTTGATAAACAGTTCTCAGAAAATTTTTCCATAAATGGAGCTTTTGGTCATAATGGGTTTATTACGATCTCAAACCAAATCTTTAACTTTCTCAAGGGTCCTCTGTTAAAGTTACATCTCCACATACCAAACATGGTTCTTGATAGCTTCCAAGATGTCGATCAGTGGATTTTATCCTTGTCAAGAGATGATGTTATTAAGGAACTTGTCCTTACAAATTTAAACCAACGTTATCAACTTCCATGTTATTTTTTTCGTTGTCTAGAATTGAGAATACTAGAACTCGAAAACTGTATCATTAAACCACCACTCGAGTTTGAAGGATTTCTCTATCTCAAAGATCTCTGTCTCAAGAATATTGAATTTGGGGCTAATTTGCATGGAAATATCATCAACTTACCACAGCTTAAGaagttgaaaatggatgcatgCACCAATGTTTACAATTTTAAGATCAAGTCTACTAAGTTGTTTCGGCTAGTGGTCATAAATTGCCCTGATGCAACTTTGCTTCAGTTATTGCATAGTAAATGTCTTAGTGTGGTTGCTATAGTTTTCAAAAACCCCATTCAAGGAGTTGAAAGAGTTGATTTGGCTAGCTTGTTAAGTAACATGCCATGTCTTGTGGGTTTAGTTATCGACGGGTATTTTCTCCAG TTTTCTATTGCCGAAAATATTCCCAAATGGCTTCCACACCCAGCTAATAATTTATTCTCTCTCAACTTACGAGACTTCAAATTTGGTGATTTGTTTCAACTTGAATGTGTTCTATGTATGCTTCGGAACTCACCTAACTTAGGAGAACTCAATGTGAATAATCAG CGTCTTCGGAACATGCATTTGGATGTGCAACCAGCATTAAGTTATTTGGAAGCTTCTGACTGTTTGGACCAGACGTTGAACCGATTGAGAACTATAAATATGATGCATGTAGAAAGATCAAGACCTTTGATGCTCTTTGTAAAGGTTTtacttgctcattctcccaatCTTGAAAACATATCAATCCGACCCAATGCAACTATTGATGCTAATGAAAAGTACAACTTTGCTAAGGAGGATGTTATGCGGTTTCCACGAGCTTCCACAAAAGCAGAGCTTCTTTTCTTGGATCCGTAA